A stretch of DNA from Rattus rattus isolate New Zealand chromosome 18, Rrattus_CSIRO_v1, whole genome shotgun sequence:
AGCTTGGAATGGGACAGCAGGTTCACGGATTTCTGTGCTTCTTGTTCCCTCTCCCATCAAAATTTCTGGAATCAAAAGGCTGCTCTATCTGTTATCTTCATCTTCATTTTAGAAGACAGGGTGAGGAGGAGTTGTGATCCAGAACAACAATACCCCTCTGATTCTTCATCAGAGGCAAGGATGCTAATCTCAAGAACTTGTCTCCAGGGTCACCTAGGAGGACATTTGGGTCTCTGGAATACCCCTGTCCTTGGCTTAACCTTGAAAAGAATTCCATATAGGAAGtggcaaggagagggagagagttcaTATTCTGGGTGTGTTTCTTACATTTCTAAAACAAGCACCAATTCTCTGAAATCTCTTGTCTTGGAGTAGGAAAGTCCCTGGATTAGTTTTTTGTGGGAGTATCCCTGGTTTCTTTCTAGCTATACTATGGAAAAAACTCCAGATGCTGTGAGTTATGTCTTCATGTTAaagtgacacacatctttaattccagcacacaagagacagagacaagtggatatctgtgagtttgaggccagcctggtctacagcgtgagttctaggacagccagagctacatagttttgaaaaataccctgtcttgaaaaaaatcataaaaacaaaacaaataaacaagaacaaaagcacaaAAACCCTATACAAAGTATGGAATAATGGTACAGTTAGCCAGAAAAAAAGGTACAGAGGGCAATGGGGtcttataaaccaaataaaaccaatTAACTACTGAGTAGAATAGAAACAAATCTTAACTATGTCTTTGAACGTGAATTCAAGATACCTCCcctatctctttgtctttctgtctctgtgtctctgtcttcctctccctcatccatagaaaaatgacaataaataCGAATTCATCCAAGTAGGGCACCAAAGGTAGGCCAAATAAATTATTCCATTCAAGTCCAGGTTGGTCAAGCAATGAGTTTATTTACTGTAGTTACAGAAGAATGGCTGATGTATTACAGCAGTAGCTATATCACTGGAAGCTTCACTTAAGCGTGAATGAGGACACACATAAGTTGTGCCACTGGGGTCTGGTGTATAACTTGCTTGCAGCTAGATCTTTGGAGAGGTTTCTCCCTTCCAATTGTTTACTGGTTATGTCATTCCAAGAAGGAATCACCAGAATCCTGTAAATTTCACGGACCTGAGTAttgtgatatttttttccttctttctaaattTCTTGAGTCAGATGAGCCTCCTTGATTAGTCCAGGTAAGAATGCTTCATTTTGGAAGAAACATCTAGCACTCTTCCTATTCatcttctgattctgtttctctccttctcaaTACCCTTACCCCTCCACTACAGCCTGTCACTCACTAGGTCTACTGTTGTGGCTTGGATAGGCATGAAGAGTGAATGGACTTGGGAGTTCAAATTTTTCACAGAGGCTCAAATTCATCTTTATTTGGAAAGTATATTAATTCTTTCTCCCTCAGCTCTCCTCAGAGTCCCCATCTTTCCCTAGGAGCTTCCAGAATGCTCTCTTCACCTCCTTGTTCCTCAGGGTGTATACAAGAGGGTTGAGTGTAGGAGTGCCCACAGCATAGAGGAGACCAAAGAACTTGCCCCTCTCTTGGGCATAGGGATTTTTGGGCTGCAGGTAGACAGCAATGACTGAGCTGTAGAAGAGGGTGACCACGATGAGGTGGGAGGAGCAGGTCCCGAAAGCTTTCCTGCGCCCCTTTGCAGAACGTATCCTTAGTACTGCCCTGGCAATGGCACCATAAGAGACAAGGATTAGGCTTAGAGGCACAACCACAATGAAGACACTGGCAACAGCCATCTGGATCTCATTAAAAGTGGTGTCCCCACAGGACAGTTGAATTAGAGATGGGACTTCACACAAAAAGTTATCTATCTGCCTGTGGGGACAGAAGGGcaggtggagggtgggaggggtcTGAACTGTGGATTGGACCAAGCCTATAGCCCAGGCCGTACCTGCCAACTGCCGACACAGGCGTGGGTGGATGATGGTGGCATAGTGGAGGGGCCGGCAGACAGCCACATAGCGGTCAAAGGCCATAACTGTCAGGAGGATGCACTCTGTTGTCCCCAGGGACATGAAGATGAAGAGCTGAACAGAGCATCCCAGGAAGCTGATGGTCTTTGTGGGGCCCCAGAGGTTGACCAGCATCTGGGGGACACAGGTTGTGGTGAAGCAGAGGTCCAAGAAGGAGaggttggagaggaagaagtacatcGGAGAGTGGAGCCTGGGGTCGAGCGTGGACAGCAGGAGGATGAGTGTGTTTCCTAGGAGGGTGAGGAGGTAGGAACACAAGACAACCACGAAGAGAATCTTTTCCAGGTGTGGGTGTTCAGAGAAGCCCAGCAGGAGGAAGCCCATGGGGGAGCTCTGGTTGACCATGGCCTTTGTGTCTAGTTGGTGAGATGAGACTGTCagacaatgtattttaatttgttttgtaaaatcTCTCTCTGCATACTTGTCAAAACATGTGAGGTggattctctcttctctactctccaagagtccttcctccttttccctgctCCTTCTGGTTAAATATTTTGTAGTGGCTGAGAGGAAGCCAGGAATGTCCTGGAAAATGGATGGATTCTTCCTCTGgtacttctgacttcttagctgagCACAAAGGAAGCTGGAGAAACACATGAATTCATTGATCAGTTAGTTTTCAATGTTTCaagaaacatttattgagcaccatGTATAATCTGAGCACTGTAACTATTGACTCTGTTCTTTATGAGTATCAGCAGTTATAAGGAACTGTGTGTTTGGATCAATGACTTGATGGTTAATATTAGTGTAGAATTAGCCTCATTTTCTAAGTGTAGAAATGGATTTGTTGATGGCTCATATTTGGTCTTTGGTATATATATTTTAGGAGATTCACTCAGAGACTGATGTCTGTCCTGTGGCTgagattttttccccctacaTGAAATAATTCAATGTCCAGAGAGATCAGCtaacttatattttattctttatcagAAATTATAGGAACATTCAGGGTGGTATCGTGTAGAGCTCACTCTTTAAAAACAATCATCATACTTACTAAAGTAAAAAGCAAATGCCTTCTCATTCTGAAAAGTCTGTCCTCGACATTTTCTCTTACAAATATGGAACAAGCCAAGATAAACACAGCCTTGGTTCTGTGATGATTCTTGTCTAATTCGATACTGACACAATTCCTCAAGGATGTGGAATCCTAGCACTGGACTGGCTCAGGGGGGAGGAACTGTGAGTGGGAGGCAGCCTGGTCTCTCTAATGCGgtcatttttcaaaaaattaaaaagggtaGAGGTTTCTAAATGGATAGCTGAAGAAtgtgtattttaatataaatattaatataatatgacAATTAGTGACTTTAATACGtcactttccctctctttttttgagacaatgttacATTGCCAGTGGTACTGACCTTACCTTGAATATGTAGCCCCGGAGAGCTGTGAGCTTGAGAGCCTCCTATTTCATTAGCATTATGTTTACTTTGGGGGCATCCAAAcatagttttggtttttcttaaCTTTGGTTTCATTCATATCGAAACTCAAGTCTTTTATTTTCAACCAAGTTCAAGTTTACAATCAGATTGCAAGGTAGCTACAAGGAGTCCTTTTACC
This window harbors:
- the LOC116887055 gene encoding olfactory receptor 2H2-like, with amino-acid sequence MVNQSSPMGFLLLGFSEHPHLEKILFVVVLCSYLLTLLGNTLILLLSTLDPRLHSPMYFFLSNLSFLDLCFTTTCVPQMLVNLWGPTKTISFLGCSVQLFIFMSLGTTECILLTVMAFDRYVAVCRPLHYATIIHPRLCRQLAGTAWAIGLVQSTVQTPPTLHLPFCPHRQIDNFLCEVPSLIQLSCGDTTFNEIQMAVASVFIVVVPLSLILVSYGAIARAVLRIRSAKGRRKAFGTCSSHLIVVTLFYSSVIAVYLQPKNPYAQERGKFFGLLYAVGTPTLNPLVYTLRNKEVKRAFWKLLGKDGDSEES